One genomic region from Balaenoptera acutorostrata chromosome 1, mBalAcu1.1, whole genome shotgun sequence encodes:
- the LOC130707339 gene encoding cyclin-Y-like protein 1: protein MVVSTGSLWYFRIPLFIFKRLQDMSPNQNYFKGHVGPSVKTAILRVLLSIFLPWIHKLHFFSFQREKVPEEYFEHDPEHKFIYRFVHTLCSATQLTAESAVITLVYLERLLTYSEIDICPTNWKRIVLGAILLASRIWGDDAVWDVEHSQILKDVTVEDMNKMERHVLERLHFNINVPFSVYVKHYFDLRSLADDNNLNVLFTPLSKERAQKLKAISRLCDDEYKDVCRAAMRRSFSADNFIGIRRSNAILS, encoded by the exons atggtggtgagtactggatcactgtggtattttaggatcccattgtttatatttaaaagactacAAGACATGTCACccaaccaaaattattttaaggggcacgtgggcccaagtgtgaagactgctatcttaagggtacttttaagtatttttcttccatggatacataaattgcattttttctcctttcagcgaGAAAAGGTTCCAGAGGAATACTTCGAGCATGATCCTGAACACAAATTCATTTACAGATTTGTTCATACTCTTTGTAGTGCcacacagctaactgctgaaagTGCAGTAATAACTttg GTTTACTTAGAAAGGCTTTTAACTTATTCTGAGATCGACATTTGccccactaactggaaaagaattgTTTTGGGAGCCATTCTTCTTGCCTCCAGGATTTGGGGCGATGATGCTGTATGGGATGTGGAGCACAGCCAGATCCTCAAGGACGTTACAGTTGAGGACAT gaataAGATGGAAAGGCACGTCCTGGAGCGacttcattttaatattaatgttcctttcagtgtgtatgtcaAACACTACTTTGACCTTCGCTCCTTAGCAGATGACAACAACCTGAATGTTCTATTCACTCCTCTTAGCAAAGAAAGAGCACAGAAGTTAAAG GCCATTTCCAGATTGTGTGACGACGAATACAAAGACGTGTGTAGAGCTGCTATGAGAAGGTCTTTCAGCGCTGATAATTTCATTGGTATTCGGCGCTCCAATGCCATCCTCTCTTAA